A genomic stretch from Kribbella amoyensis includes:
- a CDS encoding LamG-like jellyroll fold domain-containing protein: MKRRWLVARLGVVGALLATALTPTPAQSIGASLSAADSPVWQTNASVQGITVAAGRAYVGGRFTSVRPPGSPAGTNEVGQAYLAAFDAATGNLVTAFTPVLDGQVYAVAASADGSRLYVGGDFTTVNGVTRNRIAAFDTATGELVPTWKPSVSYRVKSIAVSGGTVYFGGSFGLVNGQDRPRLAAVSQDGTLLPWAPAIDGDVYAVDVADDGSKVYAGGQFSTVNGTSQNTVSSLDPVSGAVLPFPAAAAVPPPNGQCKTRVKAIDTSGDKVYFGNGGDGQGCFDGTWAADVGTGALIWKNECLGATEAVKVVDGWLYKGSHAHDCAYNGTGGFPQGFGYRFLLTQSLTDGKLGPWFPNTNAGAPTEVGPLAFASGGSDLWVGGDFTTSNGVAQQGLTRYTTAGPGTAPAKPAKLIPYSVQPGVVQIHFPTVVDNDDSTLTYRLLKGFSNTTIATFTATSTPWDRPWLHYTDTDVTPGEVTNYRVEVTDGTNTLRGNYSDPITVASTASTAYDQLVGSDGPQAYWRLGESLGTTTSVDSSGQSNNGTFTGMTLGTAGAIAGNTAATVNSSTGRMVGEKAYSFPQQFTVEAWVKQSFLRGGRIVGFGNNRTGNGANGGDRMLYMRSNGAITFGVNDGSQRTLTSASGKNDSQWHHVAGTYDNGTMKLYVDGVQVGSQTVGSLATYYGWWRVGYDNIGGWPGGGASQTGMVIDEAAVYPYALDAARIQAHHAAR, translated from the coding sequence ATGAAAAGAAGATGGCTCGTCGCACGCCTCGGTGTGGTGGGTGCCCTGCTGGCGACGGCGCTGACGCCGACGCCCGCGCAGAGCATCGGCGCCTCGCTCTCGGCCGCCGACAGTCCGGTCTGGCAGACCAACGCCAGCGTGCAGGGCATCACCGTGGCCGCGGGCAGGGCGTACGTCGGCGGACGCTTCACCAGTGTGCGGCCGCCGGGTTCGCCGGCCGGCACCAACGAGGTGGGCCAGGCGTACCTGGCCGCCTTCGACGCGGCCACCGGGAACCTGGTCACCGCGTTCACCCCGGTCCTCGACGGCCAGGTGTACGCCGTGGCCGCGTCCGCCGACGGCTCCCGGTTGTACGTCGGCGGTGACTTCACCACCGTCAACGGCGTCACCCGGAACAGGATCGCCGCGTTCGACACGGCCACCGGCGAGCTCGTCCCGACCTGGAAGCCGTCGGTCTCCTACCGGGTCAAGTCGATCGCGGTCAGCGGCGGCACGGTGTACTTCGGTGGCTCGTTCGGCCTCGTCAACGGACAGGACCGGCCCCGGCTCGCCGCGGTCTCGCAGGACGGCACGTTGTTGCCGTGGGCGCCGGCCATCGACGGCGACGTGTACGCCGTGGACGTGGCCGACGACGGCTCCAAGGTGTACGCGGGCGGCCAGTTCAGCACGGTCAACGGCACCAGCCAGAACACCGTCTCCAGCCTCGACCCGGTGAGCGGCGCCGTGCTGCCGTTCCCGGCCGCCGCCGCGGTCCCGCCGCCGAACGGGCAGTGCAAGACCCGGGTGAAGGCGATCGACACCAGCGGCGACAAGGTGTACTTCGGCAACGGCGGCGACGGCCAGGGCTGCTTCGACGGCACCTGGGCCGCGGACGTCGGGACCGGCGCGCTGATCTGGAAGAACGAGTGCCTGGGCGCCACCGAGGCCGTCAAGGTGGTGGACGGCTGGCTGTACAAGGGCTCGCACGCGCACGACTGCGCTTACAACGGCACCGGTGGTTTCCCGCAGGGCTTCGGGTACCGGTTCCTGCTGACCCAGTCCCTCACCGACGGCAAGCTGGGACCGTGGTTCCCGAACACCAACGCCGGAGCGCCCACCGAGGTCGGCCCGCTCGCCTTCGCCAGCGGCGGCTCGGACCTGTGGGTCGGCGGTGACTTCACCACCAGCAACGGCGTCGCACAGCAGGGCCTCACCCGGTACACCACCGCCGGTCCGGGCACCGCTCCGGCCAAGCCGGCCAAGCTCATCCCGTACAGCGTGCAGCCCGGTGTCGTGCAGATCCACTTCCCCACTGTCGTGGACAACGACGACAGCACGCTGACGTACCGGCTGCTCAAGGGATTCAGCAACACCACGATCGCGACCTTCACGGCCACCTCCACTCCGTGGGACCGGCCGTGGCTGCACTACACCGACACCGACGTGACGCCGGGTGAGGTGACGAACTACCGGGTCGAGGTGACCGACGGGACGAACACCCTGCGCGGCAACTACTCCGACCCGATCACCGTGGCGAGTACCGCGTCCACCGCGTACGACCAGCTCGTCGGATCGGACGGGCCGCAGGCGTACTGGCGGCTGGGTGAGTCGTTGGGCACCACCACGTCGGTGGACTCGTCCGGGCAGAGCAACAACGGCACGTTCACCGGGATGACGCTGGGGACGGCCGGGGCGATCGCGGGCAACACGGCGGCGACCGTGAACTCCAGTACCGGGCGGATGGTCGGCGAGAAGGCGTACAGCTTCCCGCAGCAGTTCACCGTCGAGGCGTGGGTGAAGCAGAGCTTCCTCCGCGGCGGCCGGATCGTCGGATTCGGCAACAACCGCACCGGCAACGGCGCGAACGGTGGCGACCGGATGCTCTACATGCGCAGCAACGGCGCCATCACCTTCGGCGTCAACGACGGCAGCCAGCGCACCCTCACCAGTGCGAGCGGCAAGAACGACAGCCAGTGGCACCACGTTGCCGGGACGTACGACAACGGCACCATGAAGCTGTACGTCGACGGCGTCCAGGTCGGTAGCCAGACGGTCGGTTCGCTGGCCACGTACTACGGCTGGTGGCGGGTCGGGTACGACAACATCGGCGGCTGGCCCGGCGGCGGCGCGTCCCAGACCGGCATGGTCATCGACGAGGCCGCGGTCTACCCGTACGCCCTGGACGCGGCCCGGATTCAGGCACATCACGCGGCCCGCTGA
- a CDS encoding fibronectin type III domain-containing protein, which yields MKKLVLALVTVGAVVAAALIPAGPPVQAASPGFGTAVSALKQSSWQTNAPVNAVAVAGGSVFIGGLFSRVRPPGKPAGQGEAVRTYIASFNRTTGNASSFAPKLNGPVWSIAASLDQKWIVVGGDFTTVNGQPRNRIAMFNAATGALSSFRPSVSYRVKAVAIYGNSVFIGGSFGRVSGVVRNRLAALALNSGALLPWNPNANDEVYAIDVADNGTKVYAGGPFTTVYGQHHNTLVALNNSTGIPYAMAAASAIPEPTSRCVTRVKDIDTYGSKVYVSNGGDGTGCYDGILAADVATGKLLWQSKCLGATEAIKAIGDWVYKGSHAHNCQMDDPAYFPDGTGTHYLLVHSGVTGKLGAWFPNTDADQNSATKVGPLAMAAGGSDLWVGGDFLHVNGVAQQGITRFTNAAPGAKAKTPAAPKSNSPVAGKVGLSFNTVVDPDNITLTYKLYQGTRLVGQWNRNSYGWHSSTLVTHTDTGAKSGSVVSYHLEVLDGRNVVKSATSAPITVK from the coding sequence ATGAAGAAGTTAGTCCTGGCCCTGGTCACCGTCGGAGCCGTCGTGGCCGCCGCGCTGATCCCCGCAGGTCCGCCCGTCCAGGCGGCCTCGCCCGGATTCGGCACCGCGGTGTCCGCGCTCAAGCAGAGCTCCTGGCAGACCAACGCACCCGTCAACGCGGTCGCCGTCGCCGGTGGCTCCGTGTTCATCGGGGGCCTGTTCAGCCGGGTCCGTCCGCCGGGCAAGCCGGCCGGTCAGGGCGAGGCGGTCCGGACGTACATCGCGTCCTTCAACCGGACCACCGGCAACGCGTCCAGCTTCGCGCCGAAGCTGAACGGCCCGGTCTGGAGCATCGCCGCCTCGCTGGACCAGAAGTGGATCGTCGTCGGCGGCGACTTCACCACCGTCAACGGCCAGCCGCGGAACCGGATCGCGATGTTCAACGCGGCCACCGGCGCGCTGTCCAGCTTCCGCCCGTCGGTCAGCTACCGGGTCAAGGCGGTCGCGATCTACGGCAACAGCGTCTTCATCGGCGGCTCCTTCGGCCGCGTCTCCGGCGTCGTCCGGAACCGGCTCGCCGCCCTCGCGCTGAACAGCGGCGCCCTGCTCCCGTGGAACCCGAACGCCAACGACGAGGTGTACGCGATCGACGTCGCCGACAACGGCACCAAGGTGTACGCCGGCGGCCCGTTCACCACCGTCTACGGCCAGCACCACAACACCCTGGTCGCGCTGAACAACAGCACCGGCATCCCGTACGCGATGGCGGCCGCGTCGGCCATCCCCGAACCGACCAGCCGCTGTGTCACCCGGGTGAAGGACATCGACACCTACGGGTCCAAGGTCTACGTCTCCAACGGCGGCGACGGGACCGGCTGCTACGACGGCATCCTGGCCGCGGACGTGGCGACCGGCAAGCTGCTCTGGCAGAGCAAGTGCCTGGGCGCGACAGAGGCGATCAAGGCGATCGGTGACTGGGTCTACAAGGGCTCGCACGCGCACAACTGCCAGATGGACGACCCGGCGTACTTCCCGGACGGCACCGGCACCCACTACCTGCTGGTGCACAGCGGGGTGACCGGCAAGCTCGGGGCGTGGTTCCCGAACACCGACGCCGACCAGAACAGCGCGACCAAGGTCGGTCCGCTGGCGATGGCCGCCGGCGGGAGCGACCTGTGGGTCGGCGGTGACTTCCTGCACGTGAACGGTGTGGCGCAGCAGGGCATCACCCGGTTCACCAACGCGGCGCCGGGAGCGAAGGCGAAGACGCCGGCCGCGCCCAAGTCGAACAGCCCGGTCGCGGGCAAGGTCGGGCTGTCGTTCAACACCGTGGTGGACCCGGACAACATCACCCTGACCTACAAGCTCTACCAAGGCACCCGCCTGGTCGGCCAGTGGAACCGGAACTCGTACGGCTGGCACAGCTCGACGCTGGTCACCCACACCGACACCGGCGCCAAGAGCGGCTCGGTGGTCAGCTACCACCTCGAGGTCCTCGACGGCCGCAACGTGGTCAAGTCGGCCACCTCAGCACCGATCACGGTGAAGTAG
- a CDS encoding WecB/TagA/CpsF family glycosyltransferase, whose amino-acid sequence MTAEMTGPPATGHADRARTGDARVDVLGIHVSVTDMDDTVDRFGKWIANDDRQLVCVSDMNALLHARADERLTEVYNTSGLTLADGMPLVWAGKKAGFGQMARVCGPDLLERVMAEAAERGWSQYFYGGADGVVEQLRDTFTAKHPGLKVAGVYSPPYRALSPQETAEVVDRINAAAPDIVWVGLGAPKQERWMADHRDRLDAAILIGVGAAFDFHTGRLDRAPVWMQKAGLEWSYRLSKEPRRLWKRYVLGIPRFCLAILRRPPRPVS is encoded by the coding sequence ATGACCGCCGAGATGACGGGCCCGCCCGCGACCGGCCACGCCGATCGAGCCCGGACCGGAGACGCGCGTGTCGACGTGCTCGGGATCCACGTCAGTGTCACCGACATGGACGACACCGTGGACCGGTTCGGCAAGTGGATCGCGAACGACGACCGGCAGCTGGTCTGCGTCTCGGACATGAACGCCCTGCTGCACGCCCGCGCCGACGAGCGGCTCACCGAGGTGTACAACACCTCCGGCCTCACCCTGGCCGACGGGATGCCGCTGGTCTGGGCCGGGAAGAAGGCCGGCTTCGGGCAGATGGCTCGGGTCTGTGGTCCCGACCTGCTCGAGCGGGTGATGGCCGAGGCGGCCGAGCGCGGCTGGTCGCAGTACTTCTACGGCGGGGCCGACGGCGTCGTCGAGCAGTTGCGGGACACGTTCACCGCGAAGCACCCGGGGCTGAAGGTCGCGGGCGTGTACTCCCCGCCGTACCGGGCGTTGTCGCCGCAGGAGACCGCGGAGGTCGTGGACCGGATCAACGCGGCCGCGCCGGACATCGTCTGGGTCGGGCTGGGCGCACCGAAGCAGGAGCGCTGGATGGCCGACCACCGGGACCGGCTGGACGCCGCGATCCTGATCGGCGTCGGCGCCGCGTTCGACTTCCACACCGGCCGGCTCGACCGGGCCCCGGTGTGGATGCAGAAGGCCGGGCTCGAATGGAGCTACCGGCTCTCCAAGGAGCCGCGGCGGCTCTGGAAGCGGTACGTGCTGGGCATTCCGCGGTTCTGCCTCGCCATCCTGCGCCGGCCACCGCGGCCGGTTTCTTGA
- a CDS encoding GDP-L-fucose synthase family protein: MTIDPRSVVYVAGHRGLVGSAVRRRLEAAGFSRLIGATSAELDLRDRDATFAFLAEHRPDVVIDAAARVGGILANRDHPTEFLSDNLRIQVNLMDAALAVRTPRLLFLGSSCIYPKYADQPIRESSLLTGELEPTNDAYAIAKIAGIMQVQAVRRQYGLPWISAMPTNLYGPNDNFDPASSHVLPALIRRFHEAASTDAAEVVLWGTGTPRREFLHVDDLADACLHLLEHYDEPEPINVGVGTDVTIRELAELVARTIGYTGTISTDPSKPDGTPRKLLDVSRLSALGWKPGIDLADGVASTYAWYRGQLGGAE, from the coding sequence ATGACGATCGACCCACGGTCCGTGGTGTACGTCGCGGGCCACCGGGGCCTGGTCGGCTCCGCGGTCCGGCGCCGGCTCGAGGCGGCCGGATTCAGCCGGCTGATCGGCGCGACCTCGGCCGAGCTGGACCTGCGGGACCGGGACGCCACCTTCGCCTTCCTGGCCGAGCACCGGCCGGACGTGGTGATCGACGCGGCCGCCCGGGTCGGCGGGATCCTGGCGAACCGGGACCACCCGACCGAGTTCCTCAGCGACAACCTGCGCATCCAGGTGAACCTGATGGACGCCGCGCTCGCGGTCCGGACGCCCCGGCTGCTCTTCCTCGGCTCGTCCTGCATCTACCCCAAGTACGCCGACCAGCCGATCCGCGAGTCGAGCCTGCTGACCGGCGAGCTGGAGCCCACCAACGACGCGTACGCGATCGCGAAGATCGCCGGCATCATGCAGGTCCAGGCCGTCCGCCGGCAGTACGGCCTGCCCTGGATCTCGGCGATGCCGACCAATCTGTACGGGCCGAACGACAACTTCGACCCGGCCAGCTCGCACGTCCTGCCGGCCCTGATCCGCCGGTTCCACGAGGCCGCGTCGACGGACGCCGCCGAGGTGGTGCTGTGGGGGACCGGGACGCCGCGGCGGGAGTTCCTGCACGTGGACGACCTGGCCGACGCGTGCCTGCACCTGCTCGAGCACTACGACGAGCCGGAGCCGATCAACGTCGGCGTCGGCACCGACGTGACCATCCGCGAGCTGGCCGAGCTGGTCGCCCGGACGATCGGCTACACCGGCACGATCAGCACCGACCCGTCGAAGCCGGACGGGACCCCGCGCAAGCTGCTCGACGTGAGCCGGCTGAGCGCGCTGGGCTGGAAGCCGGGGATCGATCTCGCGGACGGCGTGGCGAGCACGTACGCCTGGTACCGCGGCCAGCTGGGAGGAGCGGAATGA
- a CDS encoding sugar transferase, whose amino-acid sequence MSGGKHVPATPQDVPPEQDPPGSRTPVRPSDLADGHGPMWVVPHEVPAIVPLPSSSTEPRWIGVYRWAAVGGDLLAAVIGISIALLTRFGYHVGNGYLVMGSLLPLAWVAAVALTKGYDPRYFGAGPEELRSLLRAGVGLTAAIAMASYATRSEIARGFVVLAIPVTVLAALLLRYGLRKDLHRHRLRGRCMHRVLVVGRRGPAATLCEHLESRPSDGFRVVATCRPRDDSRGTGPLRPDELDEPDILAAVDRHAVDVVAVATDPELAGQSLRRLSWALEQRGIELIVSPGIIEVAGPRISVRPVAGLSLLHLERPSVSGGPHLMKAIFDRIVALALIVLMAPLLIGLTLAVKLTSSGPVLFHQRRVGRAGTEFTMLKFRSMYTDAEQRLSDLYTLSDGNGVHFKMRQDPRVTPLGRWTRRFSLDELPQLINVLRGDMSLVGPRPPLAEEVALYAADDSRRMLVKPGMTGLWQVSGRSDLSWDESVRLDLRYVDNWSMTLDLLILWKTLRAVFYGSGAY is encoded by the coding sequence GTGAGCGGAGGGAAACACGTACCCGCGACGCCCCAGGACGTCCCGCCCGAGCAGGACCCGCCCGGATCCAGGACTCCGGTCCGGCCTTCCGACCTCGCCGACGGGCACGGCCCGATGTGGGTGGTCCCGCACGAGGTCCCGGCGATCGTCCCGCTGCCGTCCAGTTCGACCGAGCCGCGCTGGATCGGGGTGTACCGCTGGGCCGCCGTCGGCGGCGACCTGCTGGCCGCGGTCATCGGGATCTCGATCGCGCTGCTGACCCGCTTCGGCTACCACGTCGGCAACGGGTACCTGGTGATGGGCAGTCTGCTGCCGTTGGCCTGGGTCGCCGCGGTCGCGCTCACCAAGGGCTACGACCCGCGGTACTTCGGCGCCGGGCCGGAGGAGCTGCGATCCCTGCTGCGCGCCGGGGTCGGTCTGACCGCCGCGATCGCGATGGCGTCGTACGCGACCAGGAGCGAGATCGCCCGCGGCTTCGTGGTCCTGGCGATCCCGGTCACGGTGCTCGCGGCGTTGCTGCTGCGGTACGGGTTGCGCAAGGACCTGCATCGGCATCGGCTCCGAGGTCGCTGCATGCACCGGGTTCTCGTGGTCGGCCGAAGGGGGCCGGCCGCAACTTTGTGTGAGCACCTCGAGAGCCGCCCGTCGGACGGGTTCCGCGTCGTCGCGACCTGCCGGCCACGGGACGACAGCCGCGGCACCGGCCCGCTGCGCCCGGACGAGCTGGACGAGCCGGACATCCTGGCCGCCGTCGACCGGCATGCTGTCGACGTGGTCGCCGTCGCCACCGACCCAGAGCTCGCCGGGCAGTCCCTGCGCCGGTTGTCGTGGGCGTTGGAGCAACGGGGGATCGAGCTGATCGTGTCGCCGGGCATCATCGAGGTCGCCGGGCCGCGGATCTCGGTCCGCCCGGTCGCCGGCCTGTCCTTGTTGCACCTGGAGCGGCCGTCGGTGAGTGGTGGTCCGCACCTGATGAAGGCGATCTTCGACCGGATCGTGGCGCTCGCCCTGATCGTCCTGATGGCACCGCTGCTGATCGGGCTGACGCTCGCGGTCAAGCTGACCAGTTCGGGTCCGGTGCTGTTCCATCAACGCCGGGTCGGCCGGGCCGGGACCGAGTTCACGATGCTGAAGTTCCGCAGTATGTACACCGACGCGGAGCAGCGGCTCAGCGACCTGTACACCCTGAGCGACGGCAACGGCGTCCACTTCAAGATGCGCCAGGACCCACGGGTCACGCCGCTCGGCCGGTGGACCCGGCGGTTCTCGCTGGACGAGCTGCCGCAGCTGATCAACGTACTGCGCGGCGACATGTCCCTGGTCGGGCCGCGGCCGCCGTTGGCCGAGGAGGTCGCGCTGTACGCGGCGGACGACTCCCGGCGGATGTTGGTCAAGCCGGGCATGACAGGGTTGTGGCAGGTGAGCGGCCGCAGCGACCTGTCCTGGGACGAATCGGTCCGGCTGGACCTGCGCTACGTGGACAATTGGTCGATGACGCTGGACCTGCTCATCCTCTGGAAGACGCTGCGCGCGGTGTTCTACGGATCAGGAGCCTATTGA
- the cysC gene encoding adenylyl-sulfate kinase yields MLENVTRPLLRADPGRPVLCPGDQVIADVGLSLSGIKVPLAVLGDAVLGHPPAPGRVRVPATADEIGRALLASEVVIADGESTPVAILSELAISSPDAGWIEGRLHPVGPEPLGLPARVGGSRVVVVPGRPLTAADLKSLRALEAEELVLVVPTAGPTPDGIPADVLGQCLAKVVPNTFTVLPLPVHWRGTDVDHALALAVTAGLEGTHLWHPKPATGRAANSATEPADRRWSDVLDAVRQATTEPATSTDRLLAAVLPILTHWRPPRQYRGLVVFFTGYSGSGKSTLAKALADQLAATTDRKVTLLDGDLVRRMLSSGLGFDRSGRDLNVRRIGFVAAEVARHGGIAVCAPIAPYAESRAAVRAMVEAVGDLVLVHVATPLEECERRDVKGLYRKARAGVVTQFTGISDPYDEPLDAEIRVDTTQRDPAETLAVITGYLTRGGWLGGTDQAPGG; encoded by the coding sequence GTGCTGGAAAACGTCACTAGACCGTTGCTGCGCGCGGATCCTGGCCGGCCGGTGCTCTGTCCGGGTGACCAGGTGATCGCCGACGTCGGGCTGTCACTGTCCGGAATCAAGGTGCCGTTGGCGGTTCTCGGCGACGCCGTGCTCGGGCACCCGCCCGCGCCCGGCCGGGTCCGGGTGCCGGCCACCGCCGACGAGATCGGGCGCGCCCTGCTCGCGAGCGAGGTGGTGATCGCCGACGGCGAGTCCACGCCGGTCGCGATCCTGTCCGAGCTCGCCATCTCGTCGCCGGACGCCGGCTGGATCGAGGGCCGGCTGCACCCGGTCGGGCCCGAACCACTCGGCCTGCCCGCCCGCGTCGGCGGAAGCCGCGTCGTCGTCGTCCCCGGCCGGCCGCTCACCGCCGCCGACCTGAAATCGCTGCGGGCGTTGGAGGCCGAGGAACTCGTCCTGGTCGTACCGACCGCGGGGCCGACCCCGGACGGGATCCCGGCGGACGTCCTCGGACAATGCTTGGCCAAGGTCGTCCCGAACACGTTCACCGTCCTCCCCCTCCCCGTCCACTGGCGGGGTACGGACGTCGACCACGCCCTCGCGCTGGCCGTGACGGCCGGGCTCGAAGGAACCCACCTGTGGCATCCGAAACCGGCCACCGGGCGAGCCGCGAACTCCGCGACCGAGCCGGCCGATCGCCGCTGGTCCGACGTGCTCGACGCCGTCCGGCAGGCGACCACCGAACCGGCGACCAGTACGGACCGGCTGCTCGCCGCGGTCCTGCCGATCCTGACCCACTGGCGGCCGCCCCGGCAGTACCGCGGTCTCGTCGTCTTCTTCACCGGGTACTCCGGCTCGGGCAAATCGACGCTGGCCAAGGCACTCGCGGACCAGCTCGCCGCCACCACCGACCGCAAGGTCACGCTGCTCGACGGTGACCTGGTCCGGCGGATGCTCTCGTCCGGCCTCGGCTTCGACCGGTCCGGGCGCGACCTCAACGTCCGGCGGATCGGCTTCGTCGCGGCCGAGGTGGCCCGGCACGGCGGGATCGCGGTCTGCGCACCGATCGCGCCGTACGCCGAGAGCCGCGCCGCCGTCCGCGCGATGGTCGAGGCGGTCGGCGACCTGGTCCTCGTCCATGTCGCGACACCGCTGGAAGAGTGCGAGCGCCGGGACGTGAAAGGCCTGTACCGCAAGGCCCGCGCGGGCGTGGTCACCCAGTTCACCGGCATCAGCGACCCGTACGACGAACCGCTGGACGCCGAGATCCGGGTGGACACGACGCAGCGGGACCCGGCCGAGACGCTCGCCGTGATCACCGGGTACCTCACCCGCGGCGGCTGGCTCGGCGGAACCGATCAAGCTCCCGGCGGCTGA
- the gmd gene encoding GDP-mannose 4,6-dehydratase, translating into MKKALITGITGQDGSYLAELLLGKGYEVHGLIRRASTFNTHRIDHLYEDPHEQDKRLFLHYGDLTDGSRLVTLLATIQPDEVYHLAAQSHVRVSFDEPEYTGDTTGMGTTRLLEAIRMIGLDCRFYQASSSEMFGAAAPPQNEDTPFYPRSPYGAAKVYGYWMTRNYREAYGMFAVNGILFNHESPRRGETFVTRKITRAVARIKLGREKRLYLGNLEACRDWGYAPEYVEAMWRMLQHDKPEDYVVATGTSYSVRDFVALAFQHAGLDWQAHVDYDARYERPTEVDSLIGDASKAQTELGWKAQVHVPELVRIMVDADLAALAEPD; encoded by the coding sequence ATGAAGAAGGCCCTGATCACGGGGATCACCGGCCAGGACGGTTCGTACCTGGCCGAGTTGCTGCTCGGGAAGGGCTACGAGGTGCACGGCCTGATCCGCCGGGCCAGCACCTTCAACACGCACCGGATCGACCACCTGTACGAGGACCCGCACGAGCAGGACAAGCGGCTGTTCCTGCACTACGGCGACCTCACCGACGGATCCAGGCTGGTCACCCTGCTGGCCACGATCCAGCCGGACGAGGTGTACCACCTGGCCGCGCAGAGCCATGTCCGGGTGAGCTTCGACGAGCCGGAGTACACCGGTGACACCACCGGGATGGGCACCACCCGGCTGCTCGAGGCGATCCGGATGATCGGGCTGGACTGCCGGTTCTACCAGGCGAGCAGCTCGGAGATGTTCGGCGCCGCGGCCCCACCGCAGAACGAGGACACCCCGTTCTACCCGCGCTCGCCGTACGGCGCGGCCAAGGTCTACGGGTACTGGATGACCCGGAACTACCGCGAGGCGTACGGCATGTTCGCGGTGAACGGGATCCTGTTCAACCACGAGAGCCCGCGCCGCGGCGAGACGTTCGTGACCCGCAAGATCACCCGGGCGGTCGCGCGGATCAAGCTCGGCCGGGAGAAGCGGCTCTACCTGGGCAACCTGGAAGCCTGCCGCGACTGGGGCTACGCACCGGAGTACGTCGAGGCGATGTGGCGGATGCTGCAGCACGACAAGCCCGAGGACTACGTGGTCGCCACCGGGACGTCGTACTCGGTCCGCGACTTCGTGGCGCTCGCGTTCCAGCACGCCGGCCTGGACTGGCAGGCGCACGTCGACTACGACGCCCGGTACGAGCGGCCGACCGAGGTGGACTCGTTGATCGGTGACGCGTCGAAGGCGCAGACCGAGCTGGGCTGGAAGGCCCAGGTGCACGTCCCCGAACTGGTCCGGATCATGGTCGACGCCGACCTCGCCGCCCTCGCCGAGCCAGACTGA